Proteins found in one Pieris napi chromosome 11, ilPieNapi1.2, whole genome shotgun sequence genomic segment:
- the LOC125053617 gene encoding nucleolar protein dao-5-like isoform X3 — MAPSPEYDKEPKAPDKAVVNISSDDSKIQYNHTKEHSSASELRSSTAPSNSDVENKIVESLDDGQLRALLDEAITYKCPKDREGKSSLFKELLEEVEQDEEACEAAARAGRAGRRDHHSSLQDLVAAMAAEPAPRRRHHHSHNVSARTHHGGSLPSGVDRSFLFSEEPTRGAYVATVRCVNPPPLAERRVSASDANGPGDIELVTRRSKPMFPMTYTARATLEIGSGSVGTGRAVTTTTASNQVRTTTPRSNRDLPTAGPPQRRLDTPALYDPYAGQNKLMKALCVREESPCDSGGNVRKEAPGGKEPRGSDAKETETVDVEWNRRVDMWYESLKRYTPPLDYLGVQLDENESKDRSAKLKAVDSDNKNINNVNENNSPNVDKSFKDTSRNKLDSRDRVLHLSDCEESDISLRRLQKVGSGLVTPNLSKIINPRNIRNMTIQNADSFEDLNEDCDAKDNIVLKSSSTKKSKKRCQVKDKKNKSDESPIIQTTKVCLEPIKKNDTLTSNISTCTPSQKKKGNSEKGKDQEKEMKNKVLDESSSCTLNNDLKELEFLKINKTDTNLESGKIKPANACENRSCSEERSEEVHQLVANEYEKESNINLASSEDNFEPISKENTHSASQEHQDFENKFIDSNISGNSPSKSSSDEVITSITEQKLVDSAENKLGHDILYQLRKKYGISETKTAPDAADKHDKIFSKNDDNKPFDFADSCIFLSIRESLLKSRYFINHPANKITEGDNAKETSVEKKSKKKNKQKDKENPGPDKNNASKKNALKYLLYSDCTTNKAKEKSAIANKIDSAIPFSCITTPEVVASCNTTSTTQSTVVVDPKLSRNVLPTSSLGGLLLASESCPSADENKKSLDENGNAVHGFSSPASGSSQQKKPRRKKSSKNETVIKSHQIDGYQGNKDLNEVLRFIESNADGARGSKARAKHKDDSDDKGKKRCADRRKDKESKVKRASSLEERSRTKLEDLTDKPSAHRRPAAPPAKPERRSWGDDARAALLLPDDAELTDFQTVTKRRKPRRRPDDAEPARPPPSPEPRASPSERSNDSNDDFDSAHSPPPAPVPAPPPPPPPPALPPPHPPASYADIARTRNNIPDLIESCNFYAEGDEPKEQPAPDRKAAAPAGEAMEGYPALAVRRPRDKAGGGATRPQRKERGEARAAEPAPDVVADRRPPVILLAAAARAHGDMEGITFGFDVNEQLLSGGRRARCDLLEGVPVRAGCAALRYVPPAPLPHATHTHQIVDYVGTAWEDIIRCSNGKVRYFSE; from the exons AATAAAATCGTGGAGAGCCTAGACGACGGACAGTTGCGAGCACTTCTGGATGAAGCGATCACCTACAAGTGTCCCAAAGACCGAGAGGGAAAGAGCAGTCTCTTCAAG GAGTTGCTGGAGGAAGTGGAACAAGACGAGGAAGCGTGTGAGGCGGCGGCTCGAGCGGGGCGTGCGGGGAGGCGCGACCATCACTCAAGTCTGCAAGACCTGGTGGCTGCCATGGCAGCGGAACCCGCGCCTCGGCGCAGACACCATCACTCGCACAACGTGTCGGCTAGGACCCACCACGGAGGGAGTTTGCCCTCCGGTGTAGATAGAT CCTTCCTCTTTAGCGAAGAGCCGACCCGTGGGGCCTACGTGGCCACAGTGCGATGTGTCAACCCTCCACCTCTCGCCGAACGCCGCGTGTCCGCCAGTGATGCCAACGGACCCGGTGATATCGAACTTGTAACCAG GCGGAGTAAGCCAATGTTCCCGATGACGTACACGGCGCGCGCTACCTTGGAGATCGGCAGTGGCAGCGTGGGTACGGGCCGCGCGGTCACCACCACCACTGCCTCCAACCAGGTGCGTACCACCACTCCCCGCAGTAACCGCGACCTTCCTACAGCTGGCCCGCCCCAGAGGCGTCTCGACACTCCGGCCCTCTACGACCCCTATGCAGGCCAAAATAAACTCATGAAGGCTCTCTGCGTCCGCGAGGAATCCCCCTGCGACAGTGGTGGTAACGTACGGAAAGAGGCACCCGGTGGAAAGGAACCGCGCGGCTCCGACGCTAAAGAGACGGAAACCGTCGACGTAGAGTGGAATCGCAGAGTGGATATGTGGTACGAAAGCTTGAAACGCTACACGCCACCACTCGATTACCTCGGCGTTCAGCTGGATGAAAATGAGTCAAAGGATCGTAGCGCTAAATTAAAGGCTGTTGAtagtgataataaaaatataaataatgttaacgAAAATAATAGTCCTAATGTTGATAAAAGTTTTAAGGACACATCGAGGAACAAGCTGGATAGTAGAGACAgggttttacatttaagtgaTTGCGAAGAAAGTGATATTAGCCTAAGAAGACTTCAGAAGGTGGGCAGTGGTTTAGTTACACCAAATTTATCAAAGATAATAAATCCAagaaatattagaaatatgaCAATACAAAATGCCGATTCTTTTGAAGATCTGAATGAAGATTGTGATGCTAAGgataatatagttttaaaaagttcTTCTACAAAAAAATCGAAAAAGAGATGTCAAgtcaaagataaaaaaaataaaagtgatGAATCACCAATTATTCAAACCACAAAAGTTTGTTTAGAACCAATCAAAAAAAATGATACTTTAACAAGCAACATTTCTACATGTACGCCTTCACAAAAGAAAAAAGGTAATTCAGAAAAGGGAAAAGATCAAGAgaaagaaatgaaaaataaagtattagaCGAAAGTAGTTCCTGTACTTtgaataatgatttaaaagaattagaatttttgaagataaataaaacagacacAAATTTGGAGAGTGGCAAAATTAAACCTGCGAATGCCTGCGAAAATAGGTCTTGCTCAGAAGAGCGTTCGGAAGAAGTGCATCAATTGGTGGCAAATGAATATGAAAAAGAAAGTAACATCAATTTGGCGTCTTCTGAAGATAATTTTGAGCCAATTTCCAAAGAAAATACACATAGCGCATCTCAAGAACACCAGGATTTCGAAAACAAATTCATTGATTCTAATATATCAGGAAACAGTCCTAGTAAATCGAGTTCTGATGAAGTTATCACATCAATCACCGAACAAAAATTGGTTGACAGCGCAGAAAACAAATTAGGGCACgatatattatatcaattaaggaaaaaatatgGAATATCAGAAACAAAAACTGCGCCCGACGCAGCAGATAAACATGACAAAATATTCTCGAAAAACGACGACAACAAACCATTTGATTTCGCCGATTCCTGTATCTTTCTAAGCATCCGCGAGAGCCTACTCAAATCGAGATACTTTATAAATCATCCAGCTAATAAAATCACCGAAGGCGACAATGCCAAAGAAACCTCTGtcgaaaaaaaatctaaaaagaaaaataaacagaaaGATAAAGAAAACCCGGGGCCCGATAAGAACAATGCCTCTAAAAAGAACGCTTTAAAATACCTTCTTTATAGTGATTGCACAACTAATAAGGCCAAAGAAAAATCTGCAATCGCTAATAAG ATCGATTCCGCTATTCCATTCAGTTGCATCACAACACCAGAGGTTGTGGCCAGTTGCAACACGACGTCTACTACGCAGTCTACGGTCGTCGTGGATCCAAAG TTGTCTCGCAACGTGCTTCCGACGAGCTCCCTCGGCGGCCTGCTCCTCGCCTCCGAATCCTGCCCCTCCGCCGACGAGAACAAG AAGTCTCTAGACGAAAATGGAAATGCTGTCCACGGATTCAGTTCGCCCGCCTCGGGATCCAGTCAACAGAAGAAGCCGAGGCGGAAAAAGTCATCGAAAAACGAGACCGTGATCAAGTCGCACCAGATAGACGGCTACCAGGGCAACAAAGACCTCAACGAGGTGTTGCGATTCATCGAGTCGAACGCGGACGGCGCGCGAGGCTCCAAAGCGCGCGCCAAGCACAAGGACGACTCCGACGACAAAGGCAAGAAGAGATGCGCCGACCGTCGCAAGGACAAAGAGAGCAAGGTGAAGCGTGCCTCCTCGCTCGAGGAGCGCTCGCGCACCAAGCTCGAGGACCTCACCGACAAGCCCTCCGCGCACCGCCGACCCGCCGCGCCCCCCGCCAAGCCCGAACGCCGCTCGTGGGGCGACGACGCCCGCGCCGCGCTGCTGCTGCCCGACGACGCCGAGCTGACCGACTTTCAGACGGTCACCAAGCGCCGCAAGCCGCGACGCCGGCCCGACGACGCCGAGCCGGCCCGGCCTCCGCCCTCGCCGGAGCCCCGCGCCTCGCCGTCCGAGCGCAGCAACGACTCGAACGACGATTTCGACTCGGCGCACTCGCCGCCGCCCGCGCCCGTCCCGGCGCCACCTCCGCCGCCGCCGCCGCCCGCCCTGCCGCCGCCGCACCCGCCCGCCTCGTACGCGGACATCGCGCGCACCCGCAACAACATTCCCGATCTCATCGAGTCGTGCAACTTCTACGCCGAGGGCGACGAGCCGAAGGAGCAGCCGGCTCCCGACCGGAAGGCCGCCGCCCCCGCCGGCGAGGCCATGGAGGGCTACCCGGCGCTGGCGGTGCGGCGGCCCCGCGACAAGGCCGGCGGGGGCGCGACGAGGCCCCAGCGCAAGGAGCGGGGCGAAGCGCGAGCGGCGGAGCCGGCGCCGGACGTGGTGGCGGATCGTCGGCCGCCCGTCATCTTGTTGGCGGCGGCGGCCAGGGCCCACGGCGACATGGAGGGCATCACGTTCGGTTTTGACGTCAACGAGCAGCTGCTGAGCGGCGGAAGGCGCGCACGTTGCGACCTGCTCGAGGGCGTGCCGGTGCGGGCGGGCTGCGCGGCTTTGCGCTACGTGCCGCCCGCGCCGCTGCCGCACGCCACGCACACGCACCAGATCGTCGACTACGTCGGCACGG ccTGGGAGGACATAATCCGTTGCAGTAACGGCAAAGTGCGGTATTTCAGCGAATAG
- the LOC125053617 gene encoding nucleolar protein dao-5-like isoform X2 — MAPSPEYDKEPKAPDKAVVNISSDDSKIQYNHTKEHSSASELRSSTAPSNSDVENKIVESLDDGQLRALLDEAITYKCPKDREGKSSLFKELLEEVEQDEEACEAAARAGRAGRRDHHSSLQDLVAAMAAEPAPRRRHHHSHNVSARTHHGGSLPSGVDRSFLFSEEPTRGAYVATVRCVNPPPLAERRVSASDANGPGDIELVTRRSKPMFPMTYTARATLEIGSGSVGTGRAVTTTTASNQVRTTTPRSNRDLPTAGPPQRRLDTPALYDPYAGQNKLMKALCVREESPCDSGGNVRKEAPGGKEPRGSDAKETETVDVEWNRRVDMWYESLKRYTPPLDYLGVQLDENESKDRSAKLKAVDSDNKNINNVNENNSPNVDKSFKDTSRNKLDSRDRVLHLSDCEESDISLRRLQKVGSGLVTPNLSKIINPRNIRNMTIQNADSFEDLNEDCDAKDNIVLKSSSTKKSKKRCQVKDKKNKSDESPIIQTTKVCLEPIKKNDTLTSNISTCTPSQKKKGNSEKGKDQEKEMKNKVLDESSSCTLNNDLKELEFLKINKTDTNLESGKIKPANACENRSCSEERSEEVHQLVANEYEKESNINLASSEDNFEPISKENTHSASQEHQDFENKFIDSNISGNSPSKSSSDEVITSITEQKLVDSAENKLGHDILYQLRKKYGISETKTAPDAADKHDKIFSKNDDNKPFDFADSCIFLSIRESLLKSRYFINHPANKITEGDNAKETSVEKKSKKKNKQKDKENPGPDKNNASKKNALKYLLYSDCTTNKAKEKSAIANKIDSAIPFSCITTPEVVASCNTTSTTQSTVVVDPKLESCYNAVASLTGSPPAPAADATSASAPHALQLSRNVLPTSSLGGLLLASESCPSADENKKSLDENGNAVHGFSSPASGSSQQKKPRRKKSSKNETVIKSHQIDGYQGNKDLNEVLRFIESNADGARGSKARAKHKDDSDDKGKKRCADRRKDKESKVKRASSLEERSRTKLEDLTDKPSAHRRPAAPPAKPERRSWGDDARAALLLPDDAELTDFQTVTKRRKPRRRPDDAEPARPPPSPEPRASPSERSNDSNDDFDSAHSPPPAPVPAPPPPPPPPALPPPHPPASYADIARTRNNIPDLIESCNFYAEGDEPKEQPAPDRKAAAPAGEAMEGYPALAVRRPRDKAGGGATRPQRKERGEARAAEPAPDVVADRRPPVILLAAAARAHGDMEGITFGFDVNEQLLSGGRRARCDLLEGVPVRAGCAALRYVPPAPLPHATHTHQIVDYVGTAWEDIIRCSNGKVRYFSE; from the exons AATAAAATCGTGGAGAGCCTAGACGACGGACAGTTGCGAGCACTTCTGGATGAAGCGATCACCTACAAGTGTCCCAAAGACCGAGAGGGAAAGAGCAGTCTCTTCAAG GAGTTGCTGGAGGAAGTGGAACAAGACGAGGAAGCGTGTGAGGCGGCGGCTCGAGCGGGGCGTGCGGGGAGGCGCGACCATCACTCAAGTCTGCAAGACCTGGTGGCTGCCATGGCAGCGGAACCCGCGCCTCGGCGCAGACACCATCACTCGCACAACGTGTCGGCTAGGACCCACCACGGAGGGAGTTTGCCCTCCGGTGTAGATAGAT CCTTCCTCTTTAGCGAAGAGCCGACCCGTGGGGCCTACGTGGCCACAGTGCGATGTGTCAACCCTCCACCTCTCGCCGAACGCCGCGTGTCCGCCAGTGATGCCAACGGACCCGGTGATATCGAACTTGTAACCAG GCGGAGTAAGCCAATGTTCCCGATGACGTACACGGCGCGCGCTACCTTGGAGATCGGCAGTGGCAGCGTGGGTACGGGCCGCGCGGTCACCACCACCACTGCCTCCAACCAGGTGCGTACCACCACTCCCCGCAGTAACCGCGACCTTCCTACAGCTGGCCCGCCCCAGAGGCGTCTCGACACTCCGGCCCTCTACGACCCCTATGCAGGCCAAAATAAACTCATGAAGGCTCTCTGCGTCCGCGAGGAATCCCCCTGCGACAGTGGTGGTAACGTACGGAAAGAGGCACCCGGTGGAAAGGAACCGCGCGGCTCCGACGCTAAAGAGACGGAAACCGTCGACGTAGAGTGGAATCGCAGAGTGGATATGTGGTACGAAAGCTTGAAACGCTACACGCCACCACTCGATTACCTCGGCGTTCAGCTGGATGAAAATGAGTCAAAGGATCGTAGCGCTAAATTAAAGGCTGTTGAtagtgataataaaaatataaataatgttaacgAAAATAATAGTCCTAATGTTGATAAAAGTTTTAAGGACACATCGAGGAACAAGCTGGATAGTAGAGACAgggttttacatttaagtgaTTGCGAAGAAAGTGATATTAGCCTAAGAAGACTTCAGAAGGTGGGCAGTGGTTTAGTTACACCAAATTTATCAAAGATAATAAATCCAagaaatattagaaatatgaCAATACAAAATGCCGATTCTTTTGAAGATCTGAATGAAGATTGTGATGCTAAGgataatatagttttaaaaagttcTTCTACAAAAAAATCGAAAAAGAGATGTCAAgtcaaagataaaaaaaataaaagtgatGAATCACCAATTATTCAAACCACAAAAGTTTGTTTAGAACCAATCAAAAAAAATGATACTTTAACAAGCAACATTTCTACATGTACGCCTTCACAAAAGAAAAAAGGTAATTCAGAAAAGGGAAAAGATCAAGAgaaagaaatgaaaaataaagtattagaCGAAAGTAGTTCCTGTACTTtgaataatgatttaaaagaattagaatttttgaagataaataaaacagacacAAATTTGGAGAGTGGCAAAATTAAACCTGCGAATGCCTGCGAAAATAGGTCTTGCTCAGAAGAGCGTTCGGAAGAAGTGCATCAATTGGTGGCAAATGAATATGAAAAAGAAAGTAACATCAATTTGGCGTCTTCTGAAGATAATTTTGAGCCAATTTCCAAAGAAAATACACATAGCGCATCTCAAGAACACCAGGATTTCGAAAACAAATTCATTGATTCTAATATATCAGGAAACAGTCCTAGTAAATCGAGTTCTGATGAAGTTATCACATCAATCACCGAACAAAAATTGGTTGACAGCGCAGAAAACAAATTAGGGCACgatatattatatcaattaaggaaaaaatatgGAATATCAGAAACAAAAACTGCGCCCGACGCAGCAGATAAACATGACAAAATATTCTCGAAAAACGACGACAACAAACCATTTGATTTCGCCGATTCCTGTATCTTTCTAAGCATCCGCGAGAGCCTACTCAAATCGAGATACTTTATAAATCATCCAGCTAATAAAATCACCGAAGGCGACAATGCCAAAGAAACCTCTGtcgaaaaaaaatctaaaaagaaaaataaacagaaaGATAAAGAAAACCCGGGGCCCGATAAGAACAATGCCTCTAAAAAGAACGCTTTAAAATACCTTCTTTATAGTGATTGCACAACTAATAAGGCCAAAGAAAAATCTGCAATCGCTAATAAG ATCGATTCCGCTATTCCATTCAGTTGCATCACAACACCAGAGGTTGTGGCCAGTTGCAACACGACGTCTACTACGCAGTCTACGGTCGTCGTGGATCCAAAG TTGGAGTCGTGCTACAACGCCGTGGCCAGCCTCACGGGCAGCCCCCCGGCCCCCGCCGCCGACGCCACTTCCGCCTCCGCGCCCCACGCCCTGCAG TTGTCTCGCAACGTGCTTCCGACGAGCTCCCTCGGCGGCCTGCTCCTCGCCTCCGAATCCTGCCCCTCCGCCGACGAGAACAAG AAGTCTCTAGACGAAAATGGAAATGCTGTCCACGGATTCAGTTCGCCCGCCTCGGGATCCAGTCAACAGAAGAAGCCGAGGCGGAAAAAGTCATCGAAAAACGAGACCGTGATCAAGTCGCACCAGATAGACGGCTACCAGGGCAACAAAGACCTCAACGAGGTGTTGCGATTCATCGAGTCGAACGCGGACGGCGCGCGAGGCTCCAAAGCGCGCGCCAAGCACAAGGACGACTCCGACGACAAAGGCAAGAAGAGATGCGCCGACCGTCGCAAGGACAAAGAGAGCAAGGTGAAGCGTGCCTCCTCGCTCGAGGAGCGCTCGCGCACCAAGCTCGAGGACCTCACCGACAAGCCCTCCGCGCACCGCCGACCCGCCGCGCCCCCCGCCAAGCCCGAACGCCGCTCGTGGGGCGACGACGCCCGCGCCGCGCTGCTGCTGCCCGACGACGCCGAGCTGACCGACTTTCAGACGGTCACCAAGCGCCGCAAGCCGCGACGCCGGCCCGACGACGCCGAGCCGGCCCGGCCTCCGCCCTCGCCGGAGCCCCGCGCCTCGCCGTCCGAGCGCAGCAACGACTCGAACGACGATTTCGACTCGGCGCACTCGCCGCCGCCCGCGCCCGTCCCGGCGCCACCTCCGCCGCCGCCGCCGCCCGCCCTGCCGCCGCCGCACCCGCCCGCCTCGTACGCGGACATCGCGCGCACCCGCAACAACATTCCCGATCTCATCGAGTCGTGCAACTTCTACGCCGAGGGCGACGAGCCGAAGGAGCAGCCGGCTCCCGACCGGAAGGCCGCCGCCCCCGCCGGCGAGGCCATGGAGGGCTACCCGGCGCTGGCGGTGCGGCGGCCCCGCGACAAGGCCGGCGGGGGCGCGACGAGGCCCCAGCGCAAGGAGCGGGGCGAAGCGCGAGCGGCGGAGCCGGCGCCGGACGTGGTGGCGGATCGTCGGCCGCCCGTCATCTTGTTGGCGGCGGCGGCCAGGGCCCACGGCGACATGGAGGGCATCACGTTCGGTTTTGACGTCAACGAGCAGCTGCTGAGCGGCGGAAGGCGCGCACGTTGCGACCTGCTCGAGGGCGTGCCGGTGCGGGCGGGCTGCGCGGCTTTGCGCTACGTGCCGCCCGCGCCGCTGCCGCACGCCACGCACACGCACCAGATCGTCGACTACGTCGGCACGG ccTGGGAGGACATAATCCGTTGCAGTAACGGCAAAGTGCGGTATTTCAGCGAATAG